One region of Anoplopoma fimbria isolate UVic2021 breed Golden Eagle Sablefish chromosome 10, Afim_UVic_2022, whole genome shotgun sequence genomic DNA includes:
- the klhl7 gene encoding kelch-like protein 7, with protein MTGVASPEKAASTKKKSERKCAIKEGFRQLSSIMGVMNNLRKQGTLCDVTLVVQGKHFPAHRVVLAAASHFFSLMFTTRMMESMSHEVELRSAEPEIIELLIEFIYTARISVNSSNVQSLLDAANQYQIEPVKKMCVEFLKGQIDATNCLGISSLADCMDCPELKAAAEDFFELHFTEVYKLDEFLQLNVSQLTHLLHQDKLTVRAEAQIYDAAVRWLKYDVCNRQQYMVEVLGCVRFPLVSKTFLSKTVQAEPLIQDNPQCLKMVISGMRYHLLSLEDREDLGESSRPRRKKHDYRIALFGGSQPQSCRYFNPKDSTWTDIRCPFEKRRDATAIFWDNVVYILGGSQLFPIKRMDCYNVLKDSWYSKLGPPTPRDSLAACAAQGKIYTSGGRKWVRSSALDLFECYDTRTESWQVKTSMLMARCSHGSVEADGLIYVCGGTVGNNVSGRVLNNCEVYDPNTQKWRELSGMKEARKNHGLVAVNTRIYAVGGQGALGGLDSVEYYDIASNEWRAAAAMPWRGVTVKCAAVGEVIYVLAGFQGVGRLGHVLEYHTETDRWVTCSKVRAFPVTSCLICVVDTCGVNEDEDMDLIDSQSHAAATAASPATTSTSS; from the exons ATGACGGGGGTGGCCTCTCCAGAGAAGGCGGCGAGCACCAAGAAGAAGAGCGAGAGGAAGTGTGCCATCAAGGAGGGCTTCAGACAGCTGTCCAGCATCATGGGAGTCATGAACAACCTGAggaaacag GGTACCCTCTGTGATGTCACCCTGGTGGTTCAGGGGAAACACTTCCCTGCCCACAGAGTAGTGTTGGCTGCTGCCAGCCACTTCTTCAGCCTCATGTTCACCA CCAGGATGATGGAGTCGATGTCCCATGAGGTGGAGCTCAGGAGTGCCGAACCTGAGATCATTGAGCTGTTGATTGAATTTATCTACACAGCTCG gaTTTCTGTGAACAGCAGTAACGTCCAGTCATTGCTGGATGCAGCCAACCAGTACCAGATCGAGCCTGTGAAGAAGATGTGTGTGGAGTTCCTCAAAGGACAAATTGATGCAACAAACTGCCTCG GTATTTCCTCCCTGGCAGACTGCATGGACTGTCCCGAGCTGAAGGCGGCAGCAGAGGACTTCTTTGAGCTCCACTTCACTGAAGTCTACAAACTGGATGAGTTCCTGCAACTTAATGTTTCACAGCTCACACACCTACTGCACCAGGACAAACTCACTGTCCGTGCTGAGGCCCag ATTTATGACGCAGCAGTGCGCTGGCTGAAGTACGATGTGTGTAACAGACAGCAGTACATGGTGGAGGTGTTGGGATGTGTTCGCTTTCCTCTGGTCTCCAAAACCTTCCTCTCCAAGACGGTGCAGGCTGAGCCCCTCATCCAGGACAACCCACAGTGTCTCAAGATGGTCATca GTGGGATGCGCTACCATCTGCTGTCCCTGGAGGATCGGGAGGATCTGGGCGAGAGCAGCCGACCGCGACGCAAGAAGCACGACTACCGCATCGCTCTGTTTGGAGGCTCTCAGCCTCAGTCCTGCCGCTACTTCAACCCAAAG GACTCTACCTGGACAGACATCCGCTGCCCCTTCGAGAAGCGCCGAGACGCCACAGCCATCTTCTGGGACAACGTGGTCTACATCCTGGGCGGCTCACAGCTCTTCCCCATCAAGCGCATGGACTGCTACAACGTCCTGAAGGACAGCTGGTACTCCAAGCTGGGGCCGCCCACGCCTCGCGATAGCCTCGCTGCCTGCGCTGCCCAGGGCAAGATCTACACATCTGGGGGTCGGAAGTGGGTGA gaaGCTCTGCCCTCGACCTTTTCGAATGCTATGACACACGAACAGAGTCTTGGCAGGTGAAAACCAGCATGCTGATGGCTCGCTGCAGCCACGGCTCAGTGGAGGCCGACGGGCTCATATACGTCTGTGGAGGCACGGTGGGCAACAATGTGTCTGGCAGGGTCCTCAACAACTGTGAGGTTTACGACCCCAACACTCAAAA GTGGAGGGAGTTGTCTGGGATGAAGGAGGCCAGGAAGAACCATGGGCTGGTGGCGGTCAACACCAGGATCTACGCTGTTGGAGGGCAGGGAGCTTTgg GTGGACTGGACTCGGTGGAGTACTACGACATTGCCAGTAATGAGTGGCGTGCTGCTGCTGCGATGCCGTGGCGAGGTGTAACGGTGAAGTGTGCAGCGGTCGGCGAGGTCATCTATGTGCTGGCAGGGTTTCAAGGTGTGGGGCGGCTCGGACACGTCCTGGAGTACCACACTGAAACTGATAG GTGGGTGACTTGCAGTAAGGTGAGAGCATTTCCCGTCACGAGCTGCCTGATCTGTGTGGTCGACACGTGCGGAGTTAACGAAGACGAGGACATGGACCTCATAGACTCTCAGTCACACGCTGCAGCCACGG